In a genomic window of Brassica rapa cultivar Chiifu-401-42 chromosome A10, CAAS_Brap_v3.01, whole genome shotgun sequence:
- the LOC103845324 gene encoding uncharacterized protein LOC103845324 isoform X3 codes for MSSFGNSPVMCSWCGIHIAHHQWREHVQVCRGAYNHASVAMATYQVSVQGHGVSAATLTQGQWYQQPYQQYYQNYIGDYMQQQPIQYQSFAPQNQDAYNEASVAMATTQASIAIPSSQASAQSHGVSAATLTQVQWYQQPYHQYYENYVGDYMQQQQPMQLQSFAPQNQVIYVQVQPRVHHVAQTDQSQMQPQPQVKSQSLTMHQPHDAFSSPKDNTVQDSLAQNTIGQCQSNQPHASWTGLNPQPNQTNQVESPPNNMFEYHEDHFPEQVTHVHPPQHIILIQKQQSLLTSQLTRDQYTMQQVLKYGGASVPESSYMHSLHQLILSNPSLPQKQTAASTTDVVHNQMHQEGPSYNLDIALQDHQPIPTILGVQPNMIHFSATAPQVGLGHAAPSLQRIPKQVHWPPLGPNKVIHIYGDKDDEAVMEGSISDSTNDLYNVLRAAEETTIKLDHKHKRKLTEACDESVHRSRINVEGSEIKIGPLGKQVMEENVGNGWEDLGKSLLVDVGNGWEDLGKSILVEKKGINDDPSLDGTLLTNPSLLNQDGLPQLSNLPQHYLTIAEKSRGRSAKSLDRGFDQRSSVRSHEKHETGFELRPTLRSSQPSMDLGEGQFRHGQRSPICEHLGMPSHGYGPSGGRFALHRSEFKGLGNLQIGEQVISGDKIGPVDSNNGFRLGDVGSQSIYTLQGYHVDDVSFPVKGDWATKPFESLDFHSQSKEHQQKSMDMVSTMKHNEKKHKMAPLDSSQFGNQNKNEEGRLKGSGEKEENRSIVYHQY; via the exons ATGAGTTCTTTTGGTAACTCGCCTGTTATGTGCAGCTGGTGCGGAATTCATATTGCACACCATCAATGGCGGGAGCATGTTCAAGTTTGTCGT GGCGCTTATAATCATGCAAGTGTTGCTATGGCCACCTATCAAGTCAGTGTTCAGGGCCATGGTGTATCTGCTGCAACGTTGACTCAAGGGCAATGGTATCAACAACCATATCAACAATACTACCAAAACTATATCGGAGACTACATGCAACAACAACCGATTCAATATCAAAGTTTTGCTCCACAAAATCAA GACGCTTATAATGAGGCAAGTGTTGCTATGGCTACCACTCAGGCTAGCATTGCTATACCCTCCTCTCAAGCTAGTGCTCAGAGTCATGGTGTATCTGCTGCAACATTGACTCAAGTGCAATGGTATCAACAGCCATATCATCAGTATTACGAAAACTATGTCGGAGACTAcatgcaacaacaacaaccgatGCAACTTCAAAGTTTTGCTCCCCAAAATCAAGTAATCTATGTGCAGGTGCAGCCACGGGTTCATCATGTTGCTCAGACTGATCAATCTCAGATGCAACCTCAACCACAAGTCAAATCTCAGAGTTTAACTATGCATCAACCTCATGATGCATTTTCATCACCTAAGGACAACACTGTTCAGGATAGTCTGGCACAAAACACTATTGGTCAGTGTCAGTCAAACCAGCCACATGCATCTTGGACTGGTCTGAACCCTCAACCTAACCAGACAAACCAAGTAGAATCTCCCCCAAACAATATGTTTGAGTATCATGAAGATCATTTTCCTGAACAGGTAACACATGTTCATCCACCTCAACATATTATTCTTATTCAAAAACAGCAGTCTTTGTTAACAAGTCAACTAACAAGAGATCAATATACGATGCAACAGGTGCTTAAGTACGGAGGAGCATCAGTCCCTGAAAGCTCATATATGCATTCATTACATCAACTGATTTTGTCAAATCCTTCGTTGCCGCAAAAACAAACAGCAGCATCAACAACTGATGTCGTTCATAATCAGATGCATCAGGAAGGCCCTTCCTATAATCTCGATATAGCTCTGCAGGATCATCAACCTATTCCTACAATTCTTGGGGTTCAACCAAACATGATACATTTTTCCGCTACTGCACCGCAGGTGGGCTTAGGACATGCTGCACCGAGCTTGCAAAGGATCCCAAAGCAGGTACATTGGCCACCTTTGGGCCCAAATAAAGTAATTCATATATATGGAGATAAAGATGATGAAGCAGTTATGGAGGGTTCAATCTCTGATTCAACCAACGATTTATATAATGTGTTACGTGCTGCTGAAGAAACTACAATTAAACTTGATCATAAGCATAAAAGAAAGCTTACTGAGGCTTGTGATGAATCTGTCCACCGATCAAGGATTAATGTGGAGGGCAGTGAAATAAAAATTGGGCCTCTAGGTAAGCAAGTGATGGAAGAAAATGTTGGAAATGGCTGGGAAGACCTAGGTAAGAGTCTTTTAGTAGATGTTGGAAATGGTTGGGAAGACCTAGGTAAGAGTATTTTAGTAGAGAAAAAAGGCATAAACGATGATCCTTCTCTGGATGGTACTCTACTAACGAACCCTAGCTTGTTAAACCAAGATGGACTTCCACAGCTGAGCAATCTTCCCCAGCATTACCTCACGATTGCTGAAAAATCTAGAGGTCGTTCTGCAAAATCATTGGATAGAGGATTTGACCAGAGATCATCGGTTAGGAGTCATGAAAAGCATGAGACAGGTTTCGAGTTAAGACCTACTTTAAGATCCTCTCAGCCTTCCATGGACTTGGGAGAAGGACAGTTCAGACATGGACAAAGAAGTCCTATATGTGAACACCTTGGGATGCCTTCTCATGGATATGGGCCTTCAGGGGGTAGATTTGCTTTGCATAGGAGTGAGTTTAAAGGTCTTGGAAATCTTCAAATAGGAGAGCAGGTAATTTCTGGTGATAAGATTGGACCGGTGGATAGTAATAATGGTTTTAGGCTTGGAGATGTTGGATCTCAGAGTATATATACCTTGCAAGGATATCATGTTGATGATGTCTCGTTTCCAGTTAag GGAGACTGGGCGACAAAACCTTTTGAAAGTTTAGATTTTCACTCCCAGTCAAAGGAGCATCAACAGAAGTCTATGGATATGGTCTCCACGATGAAGCATAatgaaaagaaacataaaat GGCTCCTTTGGATTCTTCTCAATTTggtaatcaaaacaaaaatgaagaaggcAGATTGAAAGGTTCAGGAGAGAAAGAGGAAAACCGGTCAATTGTGTATcatcaatattaa
- the LOC103845324 gene encoding uncharacterized protein LOC103845324 isoform X1: MAGACSSLSCEFVTYIYVKIYKWLFIILLYINFVINGFQGAYNHASVAMATYQVSVQGHGVSAATLTQGQWYQQPYQQYYQNYIGDYMQQQPIQYQSFAPQNQDAYNEASVAMATTQASIAIPSSQASAQSHGVSAATLTQVQWYQQPYHQYYENYVGDYMQQQQPMQLQSFAPQNQVIYVQVQPRVHHVAQTDQSQMQPQPQVKSQSLTMHQPHDAFSSPKDNTVQDSLAQNTIGQCQSNQPHASWTGLNPQPNQTNQVESPPNNMFEYHEDHFPEQVTHVHPPQHIILIQKQQSLLTSQLTRDQYTMQQVLKYGGASVPESSYMHSLHQLILSNPSLPQKQTAASTTDVVHNQMHQEGPSYNLDIALQDHQPIPTILGVQPNMIHFSATAPQVGLGHAAPSLQRIPKQVHWPPLGPNKVIHIYGDKDDEAVMEGSISDSTNDLYNVLRAAEETTIKLDHKHKRKLTEACDESVHRSRINVEGSEIKIGPLGKQVMEENVGNGWEDLGKSLLVDVGNGWEDLGKSILVEKKGINDDPSLDGTLLTNPSLLNQDGLPQLSNLPQHYLTIAEKSRGRSAKSLDRGFDQRSSVRSHEKHETGFELRPTLRSSQPSMDLGEGQFRHGQRSPICEHLGMPSHGYGPSGGRFALHRSEFKGLGNLQIGEQVISGDKIGPVDSNNGFRLGDVGSQSIYTLQGYHVDDVSFPVKGDWATKPFESLDFHSQSKEHQQKSMDMVSTMKHNEKKHKMAPLDSSQFGNQNKNEEGRLKGSGEKEENRSIVYHQY, translated from the exons ATGGCGGGAGCATGTTCAAGTTTGTCGTGTGAGTTTGTTACCTATATTTAcgtcaaaatatataaatggttGTTTATTATTCTTCtctatataaattttgtaataaatgGTTTTCAGGGCGCTTATAATCATGCAAGTGTTGCTATGGCCACCTATCAAGTCAGTGTTCAGGGCCATGGTGTATCTGCTGCAACGTTGACTCAAGGGCAATGGTATCAACAACCATATCAACAATACTACCAAAACTATATCGGAGACTACATGCAACAACAACCGATTCAATATCAAAGTTTTGCTCCACAAAATCAA GACGCTTATAATGAGGCAAGTGTTGCTATGGCTACCACTCAGGCTAGCATTGCTATACCCTCCTCTCAAGCTAGTGCTCAGAGTCATGGTGTATCTGCTGCAACATTGACTCAAGTGCAATGGTATCAACAGCCATATCATCAGTATTACGAAAACTATGTCGGAGACTAcatgcaacaacaacaaccgatGCAACTTCAAAGTTTTGCTCCCCAAAATCAAGTAATCTATGTGCAGGTGCAGCCACGGGTTCATCATGTTGCTCAGACTGATCAATCTCAGATGCAACCTCAACCACAAGTCAAATCTCAGAGTTTAACTATGCATCAACCTCATGATGCATTTTCATCACCTAAGGACAACACTGTTCAGGATAGTCTGGCACAAAACACTATTGGTCAGTGTCAGTCAAACCAGCCACATGCATCTTGGACTGGTCTGAACCCTCAACCTAACCAGACAAACCAAGTAGAATCTCCCCCAAACAATATGTTTGAGTATCATGAAGATCATTTTCCTGAACAGGTAACACATGTTCATCCACCTCAACATATTATTCTTATTCAAAAACAGCAGTCTTTGTTAACAAGTCAACTAACAAGAGATCAATATACGATGCAACAGGTGCTTAAGTACGGAGGAGCATCAGTCCCTGAAAGCTCATATATGCATTCATTACATCAACTGATTTTGTCAAATCCTTCGTTGCCGCAAAAACAAACAGCAGCATCAACAACTGATGTCGTTCATAATCAGATGCATCAGGAAGGCCCTTCCTATAATCTCGATATAGCTCTGCAGGATCATCAACCTATTCCTACAATTCTTGGGGTTCAACCAAACATGATACATTTTTCCGCTACTGCACCGCAGGTGGGCTTAGGACATGCTGCACCGAGCTTGCAAAGGATCCCAAAGCAGGTACATTGGCCACCTTTGGGCCCAAATAAAGTAATTCATATATATGGAGATAAAGATGATGAAGCAGTTATGGAGGGTTCAATCTCTGATTCAACCAACGATTTATATAATGTGTTACGTGCTGCTGAAGAAACTACAATTAAACTTGATCATAAGCATAAAAGAAAGCTTACTGAGGCTTGTGATGAATCTGTCCACCGATCAAGGATTAATGTGGAGGGCAGTGAAATAAAAATTGGGCCTCTAGGTAAGCAAGTGATGGAAGAAAATGTTGGAAATGGCTGGGAAGACCTAGGTAAGAGTCTTTTAGTAGATGTTGGAAATGGTTGGGAAGACCTAGGTAAGAGTATTTTAGTAGAGAAAAAAGGCATAAACGATGATCCTTCTCTGGATGGTACTCTACTAACGAACCCTAGCTTGTTAAACCAAGATGGACTTCCACAGCTGAGCAATCTTCCCCAGCATTACCTCACGATTGCTGAAAAATCTAGAGGTCGTTCTGCAAAATCATTGGATAGAGGATTTGACCAGAGATCATCGGTTAGGAGTCATGAAAAGCATGAGACAGGTTTCGAGTTAAGACCTACTTTAAGATCCTCTCAGCCTTCCATGGACTTGGGAGAAGGACAGTTCAGACATGGACAAAGAAGTCCTATATGTGAACACCTTGGGATGCCTTCTCATGGATATGGGCCTTCAGGGGGTAGATTTGCTTTGCATAGGAGTGAGTTTAAAGGTCTTGGAAATCTTCAAATAGGAGAGCAGGTAATTTCTGGTGATAAGATTGGACCGGTGGATAGTAATAATGGTTTTAGGCTTGGAGATGTTGGATCTCAGAGTATATATACCTTGCAAGGATATCATGTTGATGATGTCTCGTTTCCAGTTAag GGAGACTGGGCGACAAAACCTTTTGAAAGTTTAGATTTTCACTCCCAGTCAAAGGAGCATCAACAGAAGTCTATGGATATGGTCTCCACGATGAAGCATAatgaaaagaaacataaaat GGCTCCTTTGGATTCTTCTCAATTTggtaatcaaaacaaaaatgaagaaggcAGATTGAAAGGTTCAGGAGAGAAAGAGGAAAACCGGTCAATTGTGTATcatcaatattaa
- the LOC103845324 gene encoding uncharacterized protein LOC103845324 isoform X4 — MAGACSSLSCEFVTYIYVKIYKWLFIILLYINFVINGFQGAYNHASVAMATYQVSVQGHGVSAATLTQGQWYQQPYQQYYQNYIGDYMQQQPIQYQSFAPQNQDAYNEASVAMATTQASIAIPSSQASAQSHGVSAATLTQVQWYQQPYHQYYENYVGDYMQQQQPMQLQSFAPQNQVIYVQVQPRVHHVAQTDQSQMQPQPQVKSQSLTMHQPHDAFSSPKDNTVQDSLAQNTIGQCQSNQPHASWTGLNPQPNQTNQVESPPNNMFEYHEDHFPEQVLKYGGASVPESSYMHSLHQLILSNPSLPQKQTAASTTDVVHNQMHQEGPSYNLDIALQDHQPIPTILGVQPNMIHFSATAPQVGLGHAAPSLQRIPKQVHWPPLGPNKVIHIYGDKDDEAVMEGSISDSTNDLYNVLRAAEETTIKLDHKHKRKLTEACDESVHRSRINVEGSEIKIGPLGKQVMEENVGNGWEDLGKSLLVDVGNGWEDLGKSILVEKKGINDDPSLDGTLLTNPSLLNQDGLPQLSNLPQHYLTIAEKSRGRSAKSLDRGFDQRSSVRSHEKHETGFELRPTLRSSQPSMDLGEGQFRHGQRSPICEHLGMPSHGYGPSGGRFALHRSEFKGLGNLQIGEQVISGDKIGPVDSNNGFRLGDVGSQSIYTLQGYHVDDVSFPVKGDWATKPFESLDFHSQSKEHQQKSMDMVSTMKHNEKKHKMAPLDSSQFGNQNKNEEGRLKGSGEKEENRSIVYHQY; from the exons ATGGCGGGAGCATGTTCAAGTTTGTCGTGTGAGTTTGTTACCTATATTTAcgtcaaaatatataaatggttGTTTATTATTCTTCtctatataaattttgtaataaatgGTTTTCAGGGCGCTTATAATCATGCAAGTGTTGCTATGGCCACCTATCAAGTCAGTGTTCAGGGCCATGGTGTATCTGCTGCAACGTTGACTCAAGGGCAATGGTATCAACAACCATATCAACAATACTACCAAAACTATATCGGAGACTACATGCAACAACAACCGATTCAATATCAAAGTTTTGCTCCACAAAATCAA GACGCTTATAATGAGGCAAGTGTTGCTATGGCTACCACTCAGGCTAGCATTGCTATACCCTCCTCTCAAGCTAGTGCTCAGAGTCATGGTGTATCTGCTGCAACATTGACTCAAGTGCAATGGTATCAACAGCCATATCATCAGTATTACGAAAACTATGTCGGAGACTAcatgcaacaacaacaaccgatGCAACTTCAAAGTTTTGCTCCCCAAAATCAAGTAATCTATGTGCAGGTGCAGCCACGGGTTCATCATGTTGCTCAGACTGATCAATCTCAGATGCAACCTCAACCACAAGTCAAATCTCAGAGTTTAACTATGCATCAACCTCATGATGCATTTTCATCACCTAAGGACAACACTGTTCAGGATAGTCTGGCACAAAACACTATTGGTCAGTGTCAGTCAAACCAGCCACATGCATCTTGGACTGGTCTGAACCCTCAACCTAACCAGACAAACCAAGTAGAATCTCCCCCAAACAATATGTTTGAGTATCATGAAGATCATTTTCCTGAACAG GTGCTTAAGTACGGAGGAGCATCAGTCCCTGAAAGCTCATATATGCATTCATTACATCAACTGATTTTGTCAAATCCTTCGTTGCCGCAAAAACAAACAGCAGCATCAACAACTGATGTCGTTCATAATCAGATGCATCAGGAAGGCCCTTCCTATAATCTCGATATAGCTCTGCAGGATCATCAACCTATTCCTACAATTCTTGGGGTTCAACCAAACATGATACATTTTTCCGCTACTGCACCGCAGGTGGGCTTAGGACATGCTGCACCGAGCTTGCAAAGGATCCCAAAGCAGGTACATTGGCCACCTTTGGGCCCAAATAAAGTAATTCATATATATGGAGATAAAGATGATGAAGCAGTTATGGAGGGTTCAATCTCTGATTCAACCAACGATTTATATAATGTGTTACGTGCTGCTGAAGAAACTACAATTAAACTTGATCATAAGCATAAAAGAAAGCTTACTGAGGCTTGTGATGAATCTGTCCACCGATCAAGGATTAATGTGGAGGGCAGTGAAATAAAAATTGGGCCTCTAGGTAAGCAAGTGATGGAAGAAAATGTTGGAAATGGCTGGGAAGACCTAGGTAAGAGTCTTTTAGTAGATGTTGGAAATGGTTGGGAAGACCTAGGTAAGAGTATTTTAGTAGAGAAAAAAGGCATAAACGATGATCCTTCTCTGGATGGTACTCTACTAACGAACCCTAGCTTGTTAAACCAAGATGGACTTCCACAGCTGAGCAATCTTCCCCAGCATTACCTCACGATTGCTGAAAAATCTAGAGGTCGTTCTGCAAAATCATTGGATAGAGGATTTGACCAGAGATCATCGGTTAGGAGTCATGAAAAGCATGAGACAGGTTTCGAGTTAAGACCTACTTTAAGATCCTCTCAGCCTTCCATGGACTTGGGAGAAGGACAGTTCAGACATGGACAAAGAAGTCCTATATGTGAACACCTTGGGATGCCTTCTCATGGATATGGGCCTTCAGGGGGTAGATTTGCTTTGCATAGGAGTGAGTTTAAAGGTCTTGGAAATCTTCAAATAGGAGAGCAGGTAATTTCTGGTGATAAGATTGGACCGGTGGATAGTAATAATGGTTTTAGGCTTGGAGATGTTGGATCTCAGAGTATATATACCTTGCAAGGATATCATGTTGATGATGTCTCGTTTCCAGTTAag GGAGACTGGGCGACAAAACCTTTTGAAAGTTTAGATTTTCACTCCCAGTCAAAGGAGCATCAACAGAAGTCTATGGATATGGTCTCCACGATGAAGCATAatgaaaagaaacataaaat GGCTCCTTTGGATTCTTCTCAATTTggtaatcaaaacaaaaatgaagaaggcAGATTGAAAGGTTCAGGAGAGAAAGAGGAAAACCGGTCAATTGTGTATcatcaatattaa
- the LOC103845324 gene encoding uncharacterized protein LOC103845324 isoform X2, protein MAGACSSLSCEFVTYIYVKIYKWLFIILLYINFVINGFQGAYNHASVAMATYQVSVQGHGVSAATLTQGQWYQQPYQQYYQNYIGDYMQQQPIQYQSFAPQNQDAYNEASVAMATTQASIAIPSSQASAQSHGVSAATLTQVQWYQQPYHQYYENYVGDYMQQQQPMQLQSFAPQNQVIYVQVQPRVHHVAQTDQSQMQPQPQVKSQSLTMHQPHDAFSSPKDNTVQDSLAQNTIGQCQSNQPHASWTGLNPQPNQTNQVESPPNNMFEYHEDHFPEQVTHVHPPQHIILIQKQQSLLTSQLTRDQYTMQQVLKYGGASVPESSYMHSLHQLILSNPSLPQKQTAASTTDVVHNQMHQEGPSYNLDIALQDHQPIPTILGVQPNMIHFSATAPQVGLGHAAPSLQRIPKQVHWPPLGPNKVIHIYGDKDDEAVMEGSISDSTNDLYNVLRAAEETTIKLDHKHKRKLTEACDESVHRSRINVEGSEIKIGPLGKQVMEENVGNGWEDLGKSLLVDVGNGWEDLGKSILVEKKGINDDPSLDGTLLTNPSLLNQDGLPQLSNLPQHYLTIAEKSRGRSAKSLDRGFDQRSSVRSHEKHETGFELRPTLRSSQPSMDLGEGQFRHGQRSPICEHLGMPSHGYGPSGGRFALHRSEFKGLGNLQIGEQVISGDKIGPVDSNNGFRLGDVGSQSIYTLQGYHVDDVSFPGDWATKPFESLDFHSQSKEHQQKSMDMVSTMKHNEKKHKMAPLDSSQFGNQNKNEEGRLKGSGEKEENRSIVYHQY, encoded by the exons ATGGCGGGAGCATGTTCAAGTTTGTCGTGTGAGTTTGTTACCTATATTTAcgtcaaaatatataaatggttGTTTATTATTCTTCtctatataaattttgtaataaatgGTTTTCAGGGCGCTTATAATCATGCAAGTGTTGCTATGGCCACCTATCAAGTCAGTGTTCAGGGCCATGGTGTATCTGCTGCAACGTTGACTCAAGGGCAATGGTATCAACAACCATATCAACAATACTACCAAAACTATATCGGAGACTACATGCAACAACAACCGATTCAATATCAAAGTTTTGCTCCACAAAATCAA GACGCTTATAATGAGGCAAGTGTTGCTATGGCTACCACTCAGGCTAGCATTGCTATACCCTCCTCTCAAGCTAGTGCTCAGAGTCATGGTGTATCTGCTGCAACATTGACTCAAGTGCAATGGTATCAACAGCCATATCATCAGTATTACGAAAACTATGTCGGAGACTAcatgcaacaacaacaaccgatGCAACTTCAAAGTTTTGCTCCCCAAAATCAAGTAATCTATGTGCAGGTGCAGCCACGGGTTCATCATGTTGCTCAGACTGATCAATCTCAGATGCAACCTCAACCACAAGTCAAATCTCAGAGTTTAACTATGCATCAACCTCATGATGCATTTTCATCACCTAAGGACAACACTGTTCAGGATAGTCTGGCACAAAACACTATTGGTCAGTGTCAGTCAAACCAGCCACATGCATCTTGGACTGGTCTGAACCCTCAACCTAACCAGACAAACCAAGTAGAATCTCCCCCAAACAATATGTTTGAGTATCATGAAGATCATTTTCCTGAACAGGTAACACATGTTCATCCACCTCAACATATTATTCTTATTCAAAAACAGCAGTCTTTGTTAACAAGTCAACTAACAAGAGATCAATATACGATGCAACAGGTGCTTAAGTACGGAGGAGCATCAGTCCCTGAAAGCTCATATATGCATTCATTACATCAACTGATTTTGTCAAATCCTTCGTTGCCGCAAAAACAAACAGCAGCATCAACAACTGATGTCGTTCATAATCAGATGCATCAGGAAGGCCCTTCCTATAATCTCGATATAGCTCTGCAGGATCATCAACCTATTCCTACAATTCTTGGGGTTCAACCAAACATGATACATTTTTCCGCTACTGCACCGCAGGTGGGCTTAGGACATGCTGCACCGAGCTTGCAAAGGATCCCAAAGCAGGTACATTGGCCACCTTTGGGCCCAAATAAAGTAATTCATATATATGGAGATAAAGATGATGAAGCAGTTATGGAGGGTTCAATCTCTGATTCAACCAACGATTTATATAATGTGTTACGTGCTGCTGAAGAAACTACAATTAAACTTGATCATAAGCATAAAAGAAAGCTTACTGAGGCTTGTGATGAATCTGTCCACCGATCAAGGATTAATGTGGAGGGCAGTGAAATAAAAATTGGGCCTCTAGGTAAGCAAGTGATGGAAGAAAATGTTGGAAATGGCTGGGAAGACCTAGGTAAGAGTCTTTTAGTAGATGTTGGAAATGGTTGGGAAGACCTAGGTAAGAGTATTTTAGTAGAGAAAAAAGGCATAAACGATGATCCTTCTCTGGATGGTACTCTACTAACGAACCCTAGCTTGTTAAACCAAGATGGACTTCCACAGCTGAGCAATCTTCCCCAGCATTACCTCACGATTGCTGAAAAATCTAGAGGTCGTTCTGCAAAATCATTGGATAGAGGATTTGACCAGAGATCATCGGTTAGGAGTCATGAAAAGCATGAGACAGGTTTCGAGTTAAGACCTACTTTAAGATCCTCTCAGCCTTCCATGGACTTGGGAGAAGGACAGTTCAGACATGGACAAAGAAGTCCTATATGTGAACACCTTGGGATGCCTTCTCATGGATATGGGCCTTCAGGGGGTAGATTTGCTTTGCATAGGAGTGAGTTTAAAGGTCTTGGAAATCTTCAAATAGGAGAGCAGGTAATTTCTGGTGATAAGATTGGACCGGTGGATAGTAATAATGGTTTTAGGCTTGGAGATGTTGGATCTCAGAGTATATATACCTTGCAAGGATATCATGTTGATGATGTCTCGTTTCCA GGAGACTGGGCGACAAAACCTTTTGAAAGTTTAGATTTTCACTCCCAGTCAAAGGAGCATCAACAGAAGTCTATGGATATGGTCTCCACGATGAAGCATAatgaaaagaaacataaaat GGCTCCTTTGGATTCTTCTCAATTTggtaatcaaaacaaaaatgaagaaggcAGATTGAAAGGTTCAGGAGAGAAAGAGGAAAACCGGTCAATTGTGTATcatcaatattaa